tgttttacatatttgcacagctatttatgtttaacatccattctactaaatcattaacaactaccaactgctaaagcctaagtcgatcgaaaatcaaacatttaagccaaaacacattcacccccccccctctgtgttatattcatacctaacaagtggtatcagagcaaaatctgaaagtaaacagattagatcttggaaaaatgaatacacagaaaatcagtagtatcaagattcctccctttgataaggccaattacactttatggaaaaagaaaatgttgctatttataagaatggccaatcatctttacattggtatcctcaagaatgggcccttcactcctgtagttagagttgaggaaaccacagatggagatatggttattccagctcattatgctcccaaggatccttctgagtatactgaacctgaaagagagaaagtttccccagacagtgctttgcaactgatactaattgagtcatttgacaatgtaatgtataataacattttcaactgtgacactgctaaacagatgtggaaaaagattgaaatactctgtgaaggaactgaggaggttgGGTTAAATCAAataaggatattgatttctcagtatgagggttttatggctaaaccaaaggagggtattactgatgtgtttgaaaggtttaataagctgataaatgacttgcagcttcatgataaattttatgatgttgaagaagtgaatttgaagttcttgctcactctccctgaccatttggaacaaaagatctctacaatcagagaaggaagggatttgagtagaatcacactgaaAATGCTCTATGGgattctgaaaacttatgaacttgaaatgattcaaaagaaatcattaagggctggtcaaggatatgtaatggatggctcaagtgcactgattgtgaatgatggccagacttctaatgatgagcaaagatccccaactccagcaatttctacaagtgagaaaagagtcaatgacactgaagagcaagtcatattggaattggatgaagaagatgagttctacactcttgatgagctagacaaatcaatggcttacttggccagaaaattctctaatattagagtaaagaaaccaagatttttcaagagcaaaggatagtccttcaacaaagacagcagctggaaaagaaaagggaagtacactcctgatagcaaaactagctacaaaactggatctgttgatagatcaaaaataaggtgctttaactgtgatgagttgggccattttacTACAGAATGTAGAAAatccaagaaggcaaagaaagataaagcctatcttgaattggaagcaaagtatgatgctcttctaaagaagcaacaagggaaagcttatgtaacacccccaaattcaaggtcgggaattcgggtcgttacgatcacttaatattgactaataaataattaatcctcttttcacatcattactcgaccttttaaccaaactcacacacacacaggttatatgctcagaaacattactaaattaacgttaaagtatttaagttattacagaccaaaggaaattatctcaaaagagtgaatgccgagaacagctctacatgagactgactcgggtcacaaatagtcttggttcaagtactcaaaaggaaactatctctattcgtctacctgaggtggctggcggacgaacagtctacggtactcacgggcgtcccctacccgtttgcgggcagtcatcctggttcgggccatgctggtaatctgttgtgatatgatatttataaaagcaagagtgagcactaatgctcagcaagatatagatatccattatctcaatataatcatttagggaaaaacaaccattaggcattgtataaccaaggtttctaaaagtttatatgcttgtcaattttatgaaaaactcaactttaactgtatcagtttaatcggcttatactcgtactcattttatctcaaaatctcaatatgatgcttgaaccaagattctcatatggatgtgatatatgaacatcaacatccttatttaaaactcagccttatcggccttctgttgtaggtttcacaacaatttatccaaagtggaggaagggactatactggaataaaccacgtaccggtgatcagccgaatacgaaattttctctactagtagaaggaatacaaacctagccgcctttgggcttatcaagacattacacgatggttgcccatttccgtgcaagtccgaaagtcaatggtcacagagaccacataactgtatactgcgccactccgcgcttggtcactacccgatacctctccgtgccgggtaagccacattccagtcccaaaacaattatatcatttagataaaatcctttatcgaaggaatagatcgttctcagttgacctttaaacaaggtaatttatcggtcacttttattacaattgattcttgggagttgtcggagttttgaatttaaaaatcgttttctacccttaaccgtagtagagttttacatatattgttcacttgtttttcattgagcgaggaagcaaaaccttcatgcttctagactaagttccctaaggttttgataagtttcagatgattgatctcttccgagaaattttgaataatttagaaagtatccttgggaactatgtctatttttaaatgatttttttttgaggtacgtaatattaaatatttacggtctcataatatttttatgaagggtccaatgaattgataaaaccttaagtacaaaatgtttcttaataaggttcaatgaattgataaaaatcttaattaaatacttaagacgggattcgacatcttataattatccttcgaatggttacatacattttagatagagtgaattgatttaaaaacttttcaatattactttaagtattttccggatattttagtaactctttaggtattacttataaataaatagtcaagtaggatatcccttgagtgagtattcgattacctcttttagttataaatcaaatctcaatcgctcgtttgatatgtatgttacgcgaaagtactttatttattgaaatcgaaattttccgcgtccggctcgttccgggattaaattgatttaaaactatctccgactcccactatcttgtattatattaaaattacgtttcaatttctcatactcgtataaaacgaagttcgTCTCCGTAAATAATCACATAAttggaatgtattgatatcacagacaagcatatattttcgaattataaatcatggcatcaatatcacaaaagtatatatagcatggataatttgtgttagggtttcgtaaacttgcctcgagtgctaggagtggtatggtctcggggcttttgttggcgatctaaaatcaataaccaacgatcttagttagtacgcgattatcgattcgctttactaaaacatttttataaaatcgaaaaattaatattttcttaaaattctttttggacagtcttccttgctgcattatttaattatcatgatttttccaaattttcgaaatcatttttagcctttcaaaattattaagcaagtggcctatgcgcagttggcttttcgtatgaacgctctacactaaaacgatcataatttttaaaccgtaaatcccctcgtgatgatccacacatgtacagaaactacaaatcaagatctacccagtcatggccagtgactcacaaatttcaaacatttacatggccgaatacactgcagaaggcagaccaagtgcaataggctccatattccatttctactacttgttcttgacacaatcactacttatgaccaacacaacacttcttacttctcaagatccacccacatacaccttatatactttatctatcatcaaataaaagaatcataactcaaaaactcaagtacttagcaagaatatgagtaaaacaaccttacacatacacaaactcttggatcttgacactacatcataaataactcttaaacccacccttaaaactttaaagagttggaagttataccttattgagcactaggagggttagtactaaggtgattagggcttggtttgcttgaaaaacacttagaagggctagatccttaagaaacaaaaccaagaaacaagttagaattttggagttacttttcagcacctcattcaaacatttttataaaattgaaaaaaactaatttgaggctgaaatttggtacgaatcttacccaagatatatagaagctatggtaaaaatttcatgacaTTTGAATGCGTacattttgagttatgaatttttctttctcccttgctcagaaaatccgaactgctggaatgtaaaatgggagagctttaagtgagggaaaagagggttgttttcttttgtggatgaagtgtgggagtgtataatgaatatatgggatgtatgcagcagatttgacaataatttggcaaaggtataggttggtttgattgtgtgatgaagtgagaaaagggagaagtatggcttgtgtacttgtttgtctcccatcactattcaacactattccactaactattctagttaacttctaatcatctagttacactcctaactactagttaggacttggttatgcatggccaacttgcatgggatttaatttctcattcctttatttatcgtaaacgcaatcgtcgttccattccgatagattccacgtataacgacttgtttcgtagcgatttcttttatcgcttataatactataaccaattccattccttctcttgatcatagaaacaccttgatatattatttatttcatgtagtattcccggttctacgccattctttacggatacgaaaaaaATGTAGTATAATCGTAAATCTTCGAATttcgtcggcttttacattcacttattttcctcgataaacaagaatatgatctcggattctcaaaattccactattcattttatgatgatccccatacgtattacttaatcagctcaagttactattcacagaagttttaaaatattacaaaaaatcagggttcttacagtctcccccccttaaaaggattccgtcccggaatcaatccacaaatagatgggggtacttttcttgcatgtgactctctaattcccaagtcgactcctcgacgttgtgatgcctccataagactctgactagattgacactcttgttccggagtacttgctcttttcggtcaatgatttcgactggctgctcaacataggacatatctggttgaaggtctacttgctcatgctccactatatgtttggcatccgcattatacttcctcaacattgatacatgaaaaacattatggacctgctgaagatttggaggtaaagctaactcgtatgccacgggtcctatccgtcttagaatctcgaaaggtccaatataacgggggctcagcttccccttcttcccaaatctcatcaatcctttccatggtgacactttcagaaacacctggtcacccacttcatactctctgtccttTCGTGCCAGATCGGCGTATTTAcgctgtcggtcttgggctgctgctatgcgtcctctgactaattgaactatgtcccttgtcttttgcaccaagtcgggacctagtaactttctctcacctacttcatcccaatacaagggcgaacggcaccttcggccatacaacgcctcgtatgggggcattccgatactcgcatgatgactattgttgtaagcaaactctatcaaagacaggtgttcatcccaagaacccttaaaatcaattacacacattctcaacatgtcctccaatgtctggatggttcgctcactttgtccatctgtttgcggatggtaagcggtgctcatgtttagtttggttcctaggcattcctgaaagctcctccaaaatctggagttgaatcgaggatctcggtcagatacgatagctactgGCACTCCATGCCTTACCACAATTTCTTTAATGTATAGCTCCGCTAATCTATCCACTGTGTAGGTTTCCTTGATTGGGAGAAAGTGCGCTGACTTGgttagtcggtctataattacccatattgcatcatggttagtcttagttcggggtaatcctaccacaaaatccatagctatctgctcccatttccacatcggaatttctaagggttgcaagagtccgcttggtcgctggtgttctgcctttactctctgacaggtcatacacttactgacccactccgctacatccttcttcatgttaggccaccagtagtactcttttaaatcttggtacattttagtgcttcctgggtggaccgtatatctagagctgtgtccttcccgtaaaatttcatcctttaGTTCTTGGACGTTAGGGACCCATATCCTGTAGGCATGCCTCCTGATTCCTTTCTCGTCTGGGTCACACTTGGCCTCCTCTCCGCTTACCAGTTCCTTGTTCTCCCTCAACACTATTTCTTGGCATCGCCTAATCTTTTCCAGTAGCTCCGGTCGCATAACCATCTCATACAAACCTTCGGTCCCTGGCTCAGCAACCTTGACCTCAATCTCTAACTTGTCAAATTCTCTGATCAAATCCTCTGACGTGGTGATCCTTTTCAATCTTTCCTTAcgactaagggcatcggccaccacattggccttccccgggtgataaagaatttcgcagtcgtagtccttaatcaattctaaccaccttctctgcctcatgtttagctccttctgggtgaagatatatttaagactcttgtggtcagtataaatttcacacttttctccgtataggtaatgtctccacatcttaagggcaaacactatggcggctaattctaagtcatgggtggggtacctcacttcatattcctttaattgcctggatgcataggcaatcaccttaccgtgctgcatcagcacacatcccaaacccttatgggacgcatcactataaatcacaaagttccctttatcgtctggtagggccagcactggggccgataccaaccttttcttcaattcttggaagctctcctcacatttctccgtccaaacaaacttttctgttttccgagtaagtctagtcaacgggcctgctatcttggcgaaatcctttacaaaccttcgataatacccggccagtccaataaagcttctgacctcggtgggcgtggttggttgttcccaattagcgacagcttctatctttgcggggtctacgagaattccttccttactaatcacatgacccaaaaactgaatttctttcaaccaaaattcacactttgagaatttggcatacaatttttcttttcgtaagatttccaatactatcctgaggtgttccgcatgttcctcctccgacctagagtaaattagaatatcatcgatgaagactatcacgcattcgtccagatacttcttaaagactctgttcatcagatccatgaaagccgcgggcgcgttagtcaaaccaaatgacataaccaggaactcataatgtccgtacctagtacgaaatgcagtcttaggtatatcttccggtttgatcttaagttgatgataacctgtcctaaggtcaatcttggaaaaacatgtggcatcctttagttggtcaaagaggtcatctattcttggcaatgggtacttgttcttaatggtcagcttgttcagctctcgataatcgatgcacagtctcatgctgccgtccttcttcttcacaaataatacgggtgcaccccacggggacacacttggtctaatcattcctttatccaatagatcttgcagttgatcagccaactctttcatctcgacgggggccaaacgatacggggcctttgatactggtgccgtgccgggagctaaatcaatggcaaattctatctcccgatccggaggtagtccgggaagatccttgggaaatacatcctcaaactcgttaactacgggtatggtgtggatctcaggggtttctcgtttggtatccaccacgtgagccaagtaggcctcacatccttgccttaAAAGTCTTTTGGTCTGCACCATAGTTAGAAACTTCTTGGTTTGCCGTTGCCCCTTAATTATTACACTCTTACCACTAGGTGttttcaattttactttcttcccctcacaatcaatctgggcatggtttctagatagccaatccattcctaatatcacatcaaactcccctagtcgaaagggaattaaatctactgggtatcttactccacctaattctaggttgcagttagcataaacttgatttacagggataatctcttgattagctatttccacttgcaaagattctttcaaaggttccacttttaagttcaatttttcagcaaattccttagacacgaaagacttagtagctccagaatcaaatagcacATTGGCGGAATTGGAGTTTAGGAGGAGCGTACCTGCTATAACATTGGTGTTCCTCACGGCATCTTTCACAGTCATATTAAAGGTTCTGGCAGTCGGCACTCTGTTAGATGCAGCTACACTACCCCTTGAGCTAGCTGGGGCCGCCGCAGGGCAGTCCTTCCTCATGTGTCCTGTCTTTCCGCACTGGAAACACTTAGCCGCTTCCTGGTTACAAGCTGTGGCATAGTGCCCCACCttaccacatttaaagcatgtcacTGGTTTCTGCATACATTGCCCAGAATGCTTCTTACCACAGCTCTTGCATTCTGGCAGAGGGGGTCGTGGTTGGCTATGATAAGACATTCCCGTCTGGTTCCCGCTCCGGGCCACACTCACGCCCCCTGATCCCCCGAATCCTGTACTGCGGTTGGGTTGGGAGGCCGTCCCCCTGACAAACTTACTAGGGAAGCTTCCCCCTCCCACACTCCGGCTTTGACCATCAAACTTTCGCTTCTTAGTTTGCTTCATTTTCTGGCTCATTTCACTCCCTGCTTCAGCTATCGTGGCCTTCTGCACTAGGGTGGCATAGTCAGTTATCTCCAGAATTGCCAGCTTATTCTGAATCCACTGTTTCAATCCCTGTTGAAATCTCTCAGCCTTTTGCTCTTCGGTACCCACCAGTTGTGGCACAAACCTCGACAATTCtgtgaacttagcttcatattccgctacgctcatattttcttgtttcagctctaggaactttcgctgcatctgaacctccataaacttcgggacatacttctttaaaaataactcagtgaatctttcccaagtaacaatcccttggggctccatatttttcttggcttcccaccaatagttagcctcACCCTTTAAGAGATAAGTGGCAAAATTAGTCTTGTGGGCTTCTTCAGTGCCGATTCGCTCAAAGGTCTTTTCTACCTCTTTTAGCCAAGCCCTGGCCTGAACTGGGTCAGTAACACCGTGAAACTCTGGGGGCTTGACCGACTTGAAAGATTTAAATGCATTAGCCATGGCCTGCTGGGGTTGCTGGGGTGGTCGTTGCTGCTGCAGGTTTTGCCTCAGAAGTTCTACAAACTGCTCCATAGGGTTCACTGGCATTTCCATCCCCTGAGTATCTTCAGCCTCTGACTCCTCATAGTCCtcatcatcatactcatttcgttCTTTGTTAAATCTTAATGGTGGGGTCTGTGCTCGATGCCCTTGCTCATTATTACTACCCTGGCCGCCAGATGCAGCCGGGCGAGTTCTTGTTACTATTCTCCTTGGCGGCATTTTCCTGTTACATAAACTTATTTAGGTTGTTTCCACTTGCCAATTCTCATGCTTCCTGATTTGTTATGACAGTATGTAATTATGCAGGTATGAAAGAAGATTAAACCACAATCTAGAAATCGCAATTAAACAACAtgataattatacataatttggccATACGCCGGGTCTAGGTACAACATACTGAATAATAAAAGTACAATTTGccttaatacaataatccttagcTGGTGGCACTATCAAAGACAACAACCCAGAACAACTATCACAAAACAACTAAGTACCACCACTGAGgaacaacaaccaactactaACAGTGTCCACTAGCCATGAGTAACATCACGAATCCGCCTCATAGCGCGAACCACAACCCTAATAACCTCGCGCCTACTCACCAAGTCACGCTGGGGGGATAAGCGGTGAATCCTACCGATGGTCCTCTGCTCTATGCGGCGAATGGTCCTGCGCACGCGTCGGGCGCTGGGGTATCCTCGCCTGGCTCGGGCCTCTATCCTCATGTGCCGCTCGATGGAAAGCTGGTCCCTCAGCTCGGTAATACGGGCCTCAGCCGCTGTCAGATCAGCAGCATAGCGACCTACCACCCAGTCGTGAACTGCTAGGGATATGACTGGTAGGGGTGGTGGAAGTGGGGAATTTGCAGGAGTCGCTGCCACACCGTCAAGAATAGGGTCCATGCCGTCGTCGGTCTCAGTCCGTGCGGGACTAACTGGTACAGGGGATGAGGTGGGTGTCCTCACTGGGGTGGATGCCCCTAGCTCCGCCTCTAACTCCTCAGTCAGTGCAGTGACTCTAGCCTGCAGAGCTATCATCCTATCCATCAAATCTGCTACTCCCGTCTCGCTCTCGAGCTCAGCGACTCGAGCCTGGGCTGCTGAGATCCGATCTAACAAACGCTCTATCGACCTCTGATGCACATCCACCCTCATCATCTCTGGAGACGAAACCTCCGTGCTGCCGTATGGAATATCCTCAGGAGGGGCTATCTCAGTGTCTGGCTCAGTGGGGTCCTCCTCTGAGTCCTCCTCAGGGTCAGTCTCCGGGTACTCGAATACCTCTAAGCCCACAGTGGGGGCAGGGTCTGCTACCTCGATCTCAGCTAAAAGGGCCTCATCATGCTCTCTCTCGTACGCCTCTACAGCCTCAGGGTCTAACACATCGGGTACCTACAAGTCATTTAACACACGTATTACTATCCTTGGATACTTAAATCACCCCTAAGGGTTCTTAATATCAGTGCTACCCTCGTAGCCCGACTACGAACTCTATGTGAGTTCTAGTTCATTGATTCAGTTGATTCACCTAACATTTCTGAGACTTATAACctagggctctgataccatttctgtaacacccccaaattcaaggtcgggaattcgggtcgttacgatcacttaatattgactaataaataattaatcctcttttcacatcattactcgaccttttaaccaaactcacacacacacaggttatatgctcagaaacattactaaattaacgttaaagtatttaagttattacagaccaaaggaaattatctcaaaagagtgaatgccgagaacagctctacatgagactgactcgggtcacaaatagtcttggttcaagtactcaaaaggaaactatctctattcgtctacctgaggtggctggcggacgaacagtctacggtactcacgggcgtcccctacccgtttgcgggcagtcatcctggttcgggccatgctggtaatctgttgtgatatgatatttataaaagcaagagtgagcactaatgctcagcaagatatagatatccattatctcaatataatcatttagggaaaaacaaccattaggcattgtataaccaaggtttctaaaagtttatatgcttgtcaattttatgaaaaactcaactttaactgtatcagtttaatcggcttatactcgtactcattttatctcaaaatctcaatatgatgcttgaaccaagattctcatatggatgtgatatatgaacatcaacatccttatttaaaactcagccttatcggccttctgttgtaggtttcacaacaatttatccaaagtggaggaagggactatactggaataaaccacgtaccggtgatcagccgaatacgaaattttctctactagtagaaggaatacaaacctagccgcctttgggcttatcaagacattacacgatggttgcccatttccgtgcaagtccgaaagtcaatggtcacagagaccacataactgtatactgcgccactccgcgcttggtcactacccgatacctctccgtgccgggtaagccacattccagtcccaaaacaattatatcatttagataaaatcctttatcgaaggaatagatcgttctcagttgacctt
The sequence above is drawn from the Apium graveolens cultivar Ventura chromosome 2, ASM990537v1, whole genome shotgun sequence genome and encodes:
- the LOC141706012 gene encoding uncharacterized protein LOC141706012, which gives rise to MARTRMTARKRVGDAREYRRLFVRQPPQVPDVLDPEAVEAYEREHDEALLAEIEVADPAPTVGLEVFEYPETDPEEDSEEDPTEPDTEIAPPEDIPYGSTEVSSPEMMRVDVHQRSIERLLDRISAAQARVAELESETGVADLMDRMIALQARVTALTEELEAELGASTPVRTPTSSPVPVSPARTETDDGMDPILDGVAATPANSPLPPPLPVISLAVHDWVVGRYAADLTAAEARITELRDQLSIERHMRIEARARRGYPSARRVRRTIRRIEQRTIGRIHRLSPQRDLVSRREVIRVVVRAMRRIRDVTHG